Below is a window of Sciurus carolinensis chromosome 6, mSciCar1.2, whole genome shotgun sequence DNA.
GCTAGAGTGAAGCCTTCCTGCTTGTCTCACAGACATCCTCATCATCCGGCGGAACAGCTACGAACCGCCAAGCTGACCCCCTCTCATCCCTTGGCCAGAGAAGGGGGTGCTTCAAGACCCAGGATGGGCGGGAAGGGACCGTGGGGAGCCACAAGTCTGCACCCAGGCGGGGAGAAGGCGGGCGGGAGCCGCTCCGCAGGCGCAGGCGagtgggtgggaaggagggagggagagggaggaaggaggtgagGCCGGGAAGATGCCACtgccgggggcggggcggggccggggatCCGGCGGAGGGACTGCAGCAGTGCTCTGTGGGGGCGGGGGCTGCAATGTCGCTCATTTGGGGGTCAGGTGTGTGCATCCCAGGCCGGGTCGGCAGCCTGCCAGCACCTTCCCTATACCACCCAGGGCATAAGGGCGGAGGCGGAGGGCAGGGGACTGCGGAGTCGTCCCCGGAGCGGGACGCGAACCGGCAGAGTTGGGAGAAGGTAAACAAGGGCCACGCCCCCTGCCGTCGCCCCGCGGGCGCGCACCCGCCGCTCCGGCCGCCGCCGGTACATTTCCACTCTCCCAGCGCTTCTCCCCCGCCGGACTCCCGCGCAGCCCTGGAGGGGTTGTGGGGGTGCTGTCCCCAACCCCAGCCCGCGCCCCAGGCGCCAGGGCTGCGCACCCTCCACACTCACCTGTAAAGGGTATCCCCCGACCCTCCAAAAAAAAACTGTCTAATTTGTGCAGCGCCCCTGAGCCCAGGAGCCAAGCATGCTGCCCCCGCGTGCAGCGCCCGCGTGCACCCAGCCCGGAGAGGGGGCGCCGGGCGGAGGCGGTAGCCCCCGGAAGGTGTCTGGGACCGGACCGGCTGCACGTGAGCCCAGCGCTGGGTCATGTGCACCGGCTCAGCCCGGTTCGGCGGCTGGACGTGCTGCgtatcaacaaaatgaaactcaGGACGACAGGAGGGCAGATAGCTCCAGGTTCTCCGAACCCCCGACCCCAGACGCTCGGCCTCCCCCCGTACCCCTCTCCCGCCGCAGCCCCTCCAACCGGCCGGAGCCCGCGGGGCAAGTTGCAACCTCCTCGCGCCCCCGCCCTCCCGCGCCCCCTCGCCGGCCCAGGGGCGCTTTGCCGCAGTCATTAATAAAGAAGGTCGCCAGGCTCACCCTTCCAAAAGTTGTTGTTGCATGCGCCCCTCTCAGCCTCCCCGCACTGTACTCTTTAAAACACGACTGACCAACATGCGCAATCTCTCTCCCCAGTGCTGtgcatcccccccaccccccgcgcTGGCTTCCTAGAACAGGCAGCcagcaagagagagagggagcgagCGAGCAAGAGAGAGAGCGCTGGCAGATCTGTtgcaaaaacacaaaataatgccGTGGAGATGCGCAGGGCCCAGCCACCGGGGGCTGGATCTTACCTTGCTCCGCGGTGCCCTCCCGAGGGGCGCTGCCCTCGGCTACGCGCCGCGGCGGGGGCCGGCGCGGGAAGGATGCTCCCGAAACCAGGAGCTCCTGGGGCCGGCGCGGGAGGGCGGGGGGCGCGCATCCATCCGGGGTCGTGGCGAGGGAGGCGGCCGTGCCCGCGGCGTCCCCAGCCCCGCGCCCCTGCTGGGGACTGTTAGCCCGCCAGACTCGAGCTGGTGCCGCTAGGAGTGGGAGCAAAGTAACTCCATGGACGCTActcaccccccccaaaaaaagcctCCAACTGCGATGGCCGCGGTCGGCACCATTCACCAACCCCCTGtgtatgtttctgtttctttttaaaccaaGACTTCCTTGTGatctctttagaaaaaaaaaaatgtgttggggtgggggtggggtgggggcgggcaGGAGGAGCGAGGGAGGGGGAGTAGCCACTTTTTTCTTATTCACTCGGATCTCCGCTCCCGACACCCCCCGTCACcgcctcccccccccccgcccagTTGTTTGGCTCCCGCGGCGGTTCCAGGTAGCGTTGCGGGCCCCGGGGGGGAGGGTGCCCTGCCCGGCCCCCCGCCTGCCTGCAGCGGGGCCCCGATTCCTCTTGGACTCTGGGGCGCCCCCagccctccctgtccccagggccGGGCCCGAGCGGCGGCTGCGCCCGTGCAAGTCCCATCAGGTCTGCTCACacttcacacactcacacacatacccCGCCCCTCCACTCTCACTCACACTTTCTGCTCACACCCCGCCCCCTTCGCGCCCCAGACCCGGGCGGCGCCCCCcgcaaccttaaaaaaaaaaaatagcaagcttatacttaaaaaaatcttttggcgCCATATTAATGACGTACTTAAAATTTGCCATTTCTCCCTGCGTCAAAAAGACGTTTCTTTGCAAATAACAGCCTGGAGGCGACACTCGCGGAGGAAACGAGGTTTGCACTGAGCACCCCGCCCCCCGGGACTCCAGCGCTGGAAGACCCTCGCCCTCCGCCTCGTTTCCGAATCGCTGGTTTTAAAATGTGAATCGAATAAATCGCGTGGCGTTTTGCAGCGCCAGAAGTGAGCAGAAAGTGCTGGCAGGAGCGGAGGGGAGGGGCGCGCACTAGTCTGGGGGAGGGGGCGCAGCCCTCCTCGCCCACCCACACCAAATGGAAACTAACATCCCGGGCAGGGGAAACTTGAAGTTGTAGGCGACCTCACGAAAAGAGGGGCGGTCCGTAGAGAGGGTCCCTCTTGGGCTCGtcgccccctcccccctctcgGGTGCCTCCTGGCGCCCGCAGCTGCCCCGTATTTCCGGAGGGTGAAGAACGCGGTGATGGGTGGCTGGGTGACTGCAAGTCCTGGGTCCTGCAGGAGTTTGCCTCAGGGCAACCCCTTCCCCCTTTCTCGTCCCGCCCATTCCCCCGAAAGGGTTAAAAACTGAGGGGCAACTTCCAAGGGCTGGCACTTGGCGAAGAAGCGGGgctcccccctccccacccttcgcCTCATCGCCCCTCCTCCTCCGGCTCCACTTCCCGACTTGACCTTGTGGTGCACAAACAGTGCGCTTGGATCCTCGCAGTTTCTGGAAGAAGAGCCTGCGCTCGCCAGGCGGGCGGGCTGTCGGGCGGCTAGCAGGCGGTGGCGGGGCCTTGGGTCGGTTCCCAGAGCCGCGGACCACACCCACCTAACCCGCTGCGCCCGCGGTGCTCACCTTCTCTCTAGGAAGGAGAAGGGCTTGCCTCCTGGACGGGGAGGGTTGGGGGCAACCTTCAGCCTCCTCGAAATGCCCCCAGCCAGCGAAGTGGTCAGGCCTTGGGTGGAGGTTTTGGGGAGATACGGGAGCCTGCCCAACATCCCCATGGCATAGTTGCCAGCTTTTTCTCCAccgcaccccccccccccgccctctTGGCTGCCCCTCCAAGATGATCCCAAGATTCTTTTAAATTCACCTTTTGGTCTTGAAGGCATGTGGGTGAGTTGTGAATCCCTTTCCCTCTCCAAGACTGAAGGTtgtttattcttcctttcccctccacCCGCTTccatgaaaacataaatattcaatttaCATAAGATGACATTTATGTGACAATTAAGAAGATTCCCCCATGGACTGTTGTGAACACATTTGCTTATAGGAGAAATAAATCTAATAATAAACAAACTCATAATAACAGCTCAAATCCGACAGGGCGGATTGTCTACACAACAAAGAGGGAGTTGATGGGTGCTGAAATAAGCACTTTTTGCAACAAGAAAGAAATATGAGCTCAAAGGGAGTCACTGCAACATGGCCTTCATTCACAAAGTGTGAGGTGGCTTGTCTGGCAAGAAGAGGGACTCAGTATCACCTCAAAGTTAGACCTGGCTCTGGCTCACAGTGGTCAGTTGGTAGGATTTTTCCAGGCCAAGGTTAGTGCCTGGAAACAGGTGTTGGAGGCTAGGAGCATTCAGTTCCTGACTTTGCAGTTCTGAAGATGTGTGATATGGGTCAGTGTATTCATCTCTCTGGGTCTATTTTACCTCTTCCTAGAATGAGGTGGTAGAAGATTCCTGATGTCacgtgtgtgcatatatatatatatataatatatatgcacacatacatgctgAATGTGTAAAGCAGAACCAGACTCAAATGCATGGTGCACAGGAGTACTTTGAcccttccccctttttgtttgttggtttttgtgCCTGGATTAaatccagagccttgcacatgctaggtaagtgctctacctctgagctgtcACACATTCTCCCCTCCTGCCTTGTGCCTGCATTTCTCTGGGGGAAGGGTGAAAGCCCTCTCTGAAAGCTCTACACATTGGAAAACTGCAGGATGATTATTTTCGTCTTTCCCTCCATGAGGATATGTACAAGAACTCCCAGTGTGAATACAAGGAGGGTCAGGAAAGAAAACTGTGATACATGGTGGTCTTCATGGTCAAGGTTCAGACAAAAGTCTCAGCCACATATCAGGGGTTGGAGTGGAGGCACCAATTTACAGAGACAGTCTAAAGAGGCTGTTCTGATTGGGTCAAGTTGCAGGGGGTTTACATGCCTTGGAAGACAGGacaggcccctcc
It encodes the following:
- the LOC124986430 gene encoding translation initiation factor IF-2-like, which codes for MTPYKLPLDKTLRLGTPQNISRRLEARRRDSDRGSLEEEPEVAAGCSSPGEGRARGGSDPGRRRETSSSSGGTATNRQADPLSSLGQRRGCFKTQDGREGTVGSHKSAPRRGEGGREPLRRRSAPEPRSQACCPRVQRPRAPSPERGRRAEAVAPGRCLGPDRLHVSPALGHVHRLSPVRRLDVLRINKMKLRTTGGQIAPGSPNPRPQTLGLPPYPSPAAAPPTGRSPRGKLQPPRAPALPRPLAGPGALCRSH